In Roseofilum reptotaenium CS-1145, a genomic segment contains:
- a CDS encoding DUF4347 domain-containing protein, with protein sequence MSNLFNIPAFTKQIAFIDPQVEDYASLVKGIKSDVAVVILEKDRDGIEQINNYLVAHQGTPIESLHLISHGNWGQLQLGSTQLSLETLACYSKTLQNWSHLLSKTAEILLYGCRVAGNAIGEFFVEQLSQLTQREIAASTTLTGSAALGGTWDLAYHTGEIHSELALEKGAITTYPHTLGIIVANPFYSVGRDLPINASDPFTQLYIVDIKDGTSTKVGTIAFDSFAIARQSDTGRIYYVEQTTGPTARVGFWDPLTGMNTEVGTVGSDVPSGIQFFKLAQADNGTIYGLSNGSNQLFSIDPNTGTATDLGAISGLPANGGDIAFDPNDPNTLFITTTGNTGQPFELYTVDVSAGTLTATRIGEASLSNTRTGSLGFGNDGNLYASSGDRLVILDYPNVSGGIIPTLDRGALNFAAADFGTLPTLESQADLTIEKTDNLNNVAAGSPITYTISVTNDEPLDRIVGMIIQDTLPSQLVTSSISWTATLTDNNTPGDSNIVSGATGSNTNDLVVQLALGPQDTITILATGTVDPSTTPGTMIRNEVEVPGIEDTSTGNDSPIDETTVANATDADLSLLKSISNTSPNVGDTVTYTLTLSNTGPANATGVEVSEQLPAGLTFVNSTPSQGTYNNGSGIW encoded by the coding sequence ATGTCTAACTTATTCAATATTCCTGCGTTTACCAAACAGATTGCGTTTATCGATCCCCAGGTTGAAGATTATGCCAGTTTAGTTAAAGGGATCAAGTCAGATGTAGCTGTTGTGATCTTGGAAAAAGATCGAGATGGAATTGAGCAAATTAACAACTATCTGGTTGCCCATCAGGGAACCCCCATTGAATCACTGCACTTAATTTCTCACGGAAACTGGGGACAGTTACAGCTCGGTTCAACCCAACTCAGTCTAGAAACACTAGCCTGTTATAGCAAAACTCTACAAAACTGGTCACATCTGCTGAGTAAAACAGCAGAAATATTACTCTATGGTTGTCGAGTTGCGGGAAATGCGATCGGTGAGTTCTTTGTGGAGCAACTCAGTCAGTTAACCCAAAGGGAGATCGCCGCTTCCACCACCTTAACCGGCAGTGCAGCTCTCGGTGGAACCTGGGATTTAGCCTATCATACAGGAGAGATACACTCAGAATTAGCACTAGAGAAGGGAGCGATCACCACCTACCCCCACACCCTAGGAATCATCGTCGCCAACCCCTTCTACTCCGTAGGCCGAGATCTCCCCATTAATGCCAGCGATCCCTTCACACAACTCTATATTGTTGACATTAAAGATGGAACCTCTACCAAAGTAGGAACCATCGCCTTTGATAGCTTTGCGATCGCTCGGCAGAGCGACACTGGACGAATTTACTATGTAGAACAAACAACAGGACCAACTGCCCGAGTCGGTTTTTGGGACCCATTAACAGGCATGAATACTGAAGTTGGGACAGTAGGTTCAGACGTTCCTAGTGGTATTCAGTTTTTTAAATTAGCTCAAGCTGATAACGGAACCATATATGGTTTAAGTAATGGATCGAACCAATTATTTTCCATCGATCCCAATACAGGTACAGCAACCGACTTAGGCGCAATTTCAGGATTACCTGCAAATGGGGGCGATATAGCATTCGATCCCAACGATCCTAATACCCTTTTTATTACTACTACAGGCAATACTGGCCAGCCATTTGAACTCTATACAGTAGATGTTTCAGCAGGTACTCTAACCGCAACACGAATTGGAGAAGCGAGTCTTAGCAATACTCGGACTGGCTCTTTAGGATTTGGGAATGATGGTAACCTATATGCTAGTAGTGGCGATCGATTAGTCATCCTCGATTATCCCAATGTCAGTGGAGGAATCATACCCACCCTAGATAGGGGAGCTTTAAACTTTGCTGCCGCAGATTTTGGAACCCTACCCACTCTAGAATCTCAAGCTGATTTAACCATCGAAAAAACAGACAATCTCAATAACGTTGCGGCTGGTAGCCCCATTACCTATACCATCTCAGTCACCAATGATGAGCCATTAGACCGCATCGTTGGCATGATCATTCAAGACACCCTTCCCAGTCAGTTGGTTACCAGTAGCATCAGTTGGACAGCAACCCTTACCGATAACAATACACCAGGTGATAGTAATATCGTCAGTGGCGCAACTGGAAGTAACACCAATGACTTAGTGGTTCAACTCGCTCTAGGCCCGCAAGATACAATCACCATACTGGCTACGGGAACGGTTGATCCAAGCACAACACCTGGAACTATGATTCGCAATGAAGTTGAAGTTCCTGGTATCGAAGACACGTCAACAGGCAATGATAGCCCTATAGATGAGACAACCGTAGCTAATGCTACTGATGCCGACCTATCCCTGCTCAAGAGCATCAGCAACACCAGTCCCAACGTCGGCGACACAGTAACCTATACCCTCACCCTCTCCAACACAGGTCCAGCCAACGCCACGGGAGTAGAAGTGAGCGAACAACTGCCAGCCGGACTCACCTTCGTCAACAGCACCCCCAGTCAAGGAACCTACAACAATGGCAGTGGAATCTGGG